Genomic segment of Mercurialis annua linkage group LG6, ddMerAnnu1.2, whole genome shotgun sequence:
aatttaaaagaacaaaaGCCGCTATTGAAGCAATGGCTGCAACTGCAGCTGGAACCCCTAGAGCCACCGCTGAGCTTTCCATCAGTGGCGGTGCAATTCCACCGCCTCTCTTCAACAGCAGCTGATATAGTAACAAACCTGTTTTTTTAATCAGAATCCGATTTTTTACTGCATCAACTTGGAAAACAGCTTTTAAATCGATTGGCAGGACAatggtttttaattaaaaaaattgagaaagtGCAGCATGAATTATTTTCAATGGAGTGTAATACCTAAACTACattaaataagaaaagaaaaatttctATATAACTTCTAGATAAATTAAGATGAGCTGCTCGAGTTATAACTATGAGTATGCACTAATCAGACGCCTTCTTTCCGATGGCTTTCAGCAATTCATCTATCTTTAATACTTTGCTCAAATGGCCATCCATGCCTGACTCCTCATACTCATCTTTTTTATCATCATCAGCTGAGAATGCTATAATCAGCATTCGAATGTCGTACGATCTCTCCTCTAATCTTATCGCTCTTGTCGCTTCATAGCCATTCATACCTGGCATCTGTAAGAACCACAAGAATCAGTTCAACAAACATAAAATAGCACAATAATAATCATTTCTAACATGGGCAGGATTAAACTCACAGGTAATTACCTCACAGTCCATTAAAATACAGTCATAAGGTGGCACTCCATGTTTCCTTTGATCTTGTAGACCGCGACGGACTAGCTCTACAGCTTTATCTCCATCTTCACAAACCATAACAGAGGCACCGAGTCGAGAAAGCTGTTTCTCAGCCACCCTCCTCACCTGTATACTATCTTCAGCAACTAAGAATCTCAACCCATTCAAAGGTTTGTTACTATTTTGTTTCTCAGTTCTTGCCATATTCCTTTCTTGAGGTGAGTTTCCTGATATTTCTTTATGCTGCAGATTAACGGAAGACGATGATCCGTGATCTTTAACACCTTTTCTTCGATGATGTATCGACGGGGAAACTTCATGGCACAAATTACCTCCAAATTCTGGAAGAAATCTGAGTACCTGATGCAAGCGAGAACCATGCAAGGGCTTGTGCAAGACTTCATCATCTGAATCAATCATGCTGCCTTCAAGGCCATAACGATTAATGCTACCTGAAATCGGTTTATCCAACCAAACAACTTTGCAGCAAGAAGAGGAAAAACCAGCCTTATATTCACTTACAGCTCTGCAGAGTTCTTCAAATGGTCCACTACTAGTATCAATCACAAGTAATGTAAAGCTTGGAGAACCTTTAAGAATGCTGCTACTTCTATGATAAGCTGTTTTTTGTTCCGTCCCATCCAAGGTACTCAAAGGAATACCCTTCTTTGATTTACTGCCAGACATATCGTTCCTTGAACCATAATCTGATTTTCCTGAAGAACTGTAAGGCGAAACAGTTTGCTTAGATTTAATTTTCGTCAGCATAGACGAAAGATGTTGCCATTTGGTCACAGCCAATGCTTTTATCCCCAAGCCCTCAACAAATTTCTGCACAATTCTTAGTCTTTCTGTATTCTGAATCAAGATCACGACAAGGGATCCGTTGATTTTCGGTGTAGAACCTAGTTTAGACAATCGGGGACTGTTCGAACAACTAGTCAGGCTAGGAGTAGAAACTCTAACAGTCAGCTGTGGGCTATTGGTTACAAAATCCTTTCCCATTTCAATGTCACTCCTTGTATCATTAGCTGAATGAACCTCGGATGTAATAAGAAAAGTATTGAACCTGAAGCATGTTCCCCTCTCTCTGTTCTCTTTATCAACGATTCCAATTTCTCCGCCCATCAAACGTACCTGTGGCAGAATTAATATTAGATCAATACTCGAATTTATTTACAACAGAAATTATGATAGAAATTGATCAAAATTACATACATACCAAAGATTGAACAATTCCAAGTCCCAAGCCAGTGCCTCCTTGACCAAGAGCTGTTTCCTTGACTTGAACAAAGTTTTCAAAAACCGACTTTTGCTCATCTTTCGGTATTCCTACGCCTGTATCGTCCACTTCAAACACAAATTCCATACAATTAGGATTTTGCTTTATTGAATTCTTGTTTTCCACATCATTATTATCTTGTTTATGCTCCATAAACCAGCAACAACAATGATTCCACAATCCTTCCTGACTCGAAGCTATAATTTCATTCTCCAAATTGCGCTTTCTCACCCAAGCTCGAACAGATACATGTCCCTCAGAGGTAAACTTAACAGCATTGCTCAGCAAATTATAGAGGACTTGTTTCAGCTTTCCTCTGTCACCTTTTACACAAGAGAATTTAAAAGCAGATCCGTCGCAGAGATCCAACACGATGTCTACGCCTTTCTTCATGCCTACAGGATGAAACAAATCAACTACATCTTCAAGCATGTTGGCTAAATCAAATTCCTCTGATTCAACCTGCATTTTTCCGGCTTCAATTTTGCTCGTATCCAAAATAGAATTCAACAATCCTGAACAAGTAATTTCATAGCATCAGAATCAAAATTTTCGCCTTTCAAGCATTAAGTATCATAAATTAGTAATAATTACCTACAAGGTCCTTAGCACAATCATCCATCATGCGTAAATTTGTCTGCAACTCATACCGCGAATCTTGATCATAGCTTATCTCGATCAAACCGGTAATGCCAGCTAGGGCAGCTCGAATATCATGGCTCGCACTAGCAAAAGCGAGACTCTTATTCATACTTTTTCGTTCTGCTTGTTGAGTTGCTTCCATTTGTTTTATCAATGATGAACATAAGTGAATCTCTCTACTTGCAGCCCTCATCATTAACAATATGAAACTCACAACTGAAATGAAGACAGCAGCAATCATTACAGTCAGTAGAATGAGAGCTAATCTAGTGCTCTTGTTGACTGTACTCACTAATCCACCGTACGGGAAAAGGATTGCATACACCTGAAATCGAAATAGACGAGTAATTATCTTTGTTTTCATTTAAGAAcatgtaattaataaaaatctagTATGATAAGTAGAACATACCGATGGCACTCCCATGATTTCGAGTTGAGAGCAGTAAGCTGTGAACTTAGCCTCTTCGATGTTCAAAGTTGTAGGTCTGAGCATGCCGTTATGAGGTATACATGAAGCCGAATCTGTATAACCTATATGATCACCATTCAAATTCATCAAGCTGAAGGAAACTGATTTTCCGGCAACTATTATGCGAGTGTTCGGTAGCCCATCTGCAATTACATCTCCATTTAGAGTAGCTAGATACAAGCTTCCACCATGGATATCTATTGCATTGAAGAAATTGATCAATGCTTTAAGTGGAAACCCTAATGAGATAACCCCTTGCCCAAGTAAACCTACAGAATTAAGAAACAGAACATCTTGAGCACTATTCCATCCATTTCCTATAGAGGCATACCCGTTAGGACTAGTTAAAGCTTGTTCAATCCAACTCGAGTTAGCCAAAATGTTAACGGCGGATTTACTTGTATCTCCTTGTAGTTTTCCTGTGTCATGATCTACAAATTGCTTATAACAAGTGCAATTTATCAGTAGGTTTAAGCCTGTTGAAGAGTTGCTGTATACTGCATAAATCTCATTTCCATCGCGGTAGTAGGCGAAAACAGAACCTTGCAGTCCAAGGTATGAAATCTGCGAAATGTGAGGAACTACTGAAAATGTTTGAAACAAAATTGGAGCTACCTGCAGGGTGAAAGAAAAAATACAATCAATTATTTAGCATGTCCGAAATCCgaaaagaaaaatcaataaACGCTATATTTACGAGTGAAGAAGTGTTAAGACAACCTTATTTTCGATTTCAAACTGAGAAAGATCACTTCCGTTGAGAGATGAACTCAAAATTCGGGCTAAATTTGTTGCAGAAGAGTTGATTGGAGCTAATAACTTAGCTGTGTTGTCGATTTCAGACAACAATCCGGAGCGAAACCGATGAGCATTCAGATCAACCTTGTTTTTCATGTGTTGAATGATTTGATACCACCATGGAATAACTATACTTGGAAGTAGCAGAACTCCAATTGTCTGCATGAAAATTAATAACAACGGATACTACATCAAATGAGAATAAAGAATTACGGggttatgaaaaatttaaataaagtatgaccaataaataaatatgtaaataattaaatatttaaagctATAAGCcagcaataatataataatgaaaCTCAATCTTAAgttaataaacatttaaatgtcgacaattattaaataaatagacATTTAAGTACTTTaacaaaatatgattttttttttaccaacaaaatataattaagtATTGTTAATAATATTCAAAGAGAATCTAGTATTAGAATTAGAATGTAGTTTAAGGTCAGAACAGAAACACTTCACTGGCTTGTAGCTGTGATTTTTGTATACGAAAGGgcacattttttattttgaaattcagTAATGCCACTGCATGTGAATCGGAAAAAACCATCCGAACCGACAAATcgataaaacataaaaaccacccggtttttaaaaatttgattaaaattcatatattttccaaaaataaattaaatatataagatttatttgtattttttattattattatatacatTATAGAAaattacatattaatttttatctaaaaaagaaattaccgaatttttttttatctaaaaatgggagaaattcttaggtagattcagtccatcacgtcatccgtgaactagcctatcatattataacatgtcattaaaatagtgtcactatcgtaattttgttgttacttttttacacatttgaatagtaatattacgataagtgccattattttaatgacgtgtcatattgtgataggtttagtctacggatgacgtggtggactgagtctacctaagattTTCTCCTAAAGATGGTTCAACCATGGAGACCTTTTCTTATTCATCTCATTTCCTTctcaaaatacaatatttttaatttttatatcttaCTAAACATTAATCATTagttggttttataataatctgGATTGCAATATATTTAGCATTGACTCGTCAATTTTGCTAAAAGcctaaaacaatatattttgGCCAAAACACATCAATCTgactaaagaaaaataaatttcgaGAGAAAATATATTGTGTCACTTATACAATACAAAATCATAATTCATACAAGTGAATCTATTTTATTCAATCAAATATGATTGAGCACTATGAATCAACTGTCCAAATTCAATTTACAActaaaaatttttaaaatccagTAGCATCTTTAAGCCATAGGTACTGTAAAATGactactaattaaaataaaaacaaattaattcaatcatttagaaaaaatacaaaacaaaaaaatagtgaGTAAGCATACCaggagaaaaaaaatgaaaagaggtctTGAAATTATGAGAGAACTGAGCTTCATTGGATTTCTACTAGTTATGAAATTCGATTCTTGAATATTGCCTCTAAGACATATTATAGgagaaaataattttctcttttggaAGGTTATGCAATAGAAAGAAAAATTCATGTTACTCACTATATATTAGGgaaattaaattttgtaattttaagaaAATCCAATCAAGAATCCATTAATTAATTGATGTATGGAAACAATGAATGGAAATCTAAGGAGATTATGTGCTAATATTGTGTTACCAATTTTGATTAATGTTTCActtctatttaaatttatggGTTCACCTTTCCATTTTATCATTATGTTACCAATTTTGATTAAGGTTTCaattctatttatatttttggatgCTTACCTTAATTCTAAAGGGATTCTTCCTATAACAATGATCACTGATAAATAAACATCATGATTGTCAAAAGAACCGACTAAAATTGTGCTAAAACCAAATTTTAGCTACTTCGGATGAAACCAACAATAATATAAGGATTggcaatcaaaaaaaaaacaataatataaggattaatttttttttggttattttagaTAATCCAAACCTCAAACTGAATTgaccaaataaaaaatagaaaaaaagttcaaaaccgAATCGACCAAATAGATCGGTATTCCGGTATATCGAAACcaataaaaatacaaagaaaataaaaaaaatcaaatttgcaGTTTGTTCAGTCGGCATGTTATTTTGGATAATTCAAATCTCAAACCGAACTGATAactgaaaacaataattattttataaaaaccgaaccggtaaAACTCAAACTTATAACTAAACTGACCGAAAGTCAGTGATTCATTTCGTTAATTTGGTCAGTCGGTATTTTTGCTCCCAATTTAAAAATTCCAGTTTCATTTGTCAAGTCGACAGTCATTTCCAAATTCACTTTGCAGTACTCTATAGAAATCCCACAATTACTTGATATTACCAGAACCAAACAATTgccatatcttttttttttcagggGAAACAATTGCCATATCTAGGAAGCCAGCTTTACCTGTAAATggattttaatacaaaataaatggACAGAATAGACAAcaatgttaatttatttttataccaaTTTTGGTTAGATTTATTGTctgattgaaattaaaaatcagcAGTTTCAAGAATTTACAATAAGCCAAACTTGTTGGTTTACATGTTTTGAAGGTAATTTGGAACCAAATATTGATCGTCGTTTGAAGTGTTTATACGATGCTTTGAAATATTGATCGAAACCACAATGAATTTCTTGAACTTCAACCATTTTGAACTAATATAACCTGGTGTACAACTGTAACCATTTTGAACTTCCATTAGCAACTGGAAACAGTCCGAGTATAGCCGGATTAACCGACAGAACCAAATTGAAGTTTTTATTTGGTCCGGCTTTCGTTTATTTATGTTCAGTTTTggttataatgttttaaaatttcggttaaatttttgaattaatcGGCACCGAATTACCAAATTTAATCTTCATTTTCATATTTCCAGCCGCACAAGAACTCTCTCATATAAACATCTCCCATCCTCTACCTTTCTCCCTTTCTTTTCACGTTCATAGCCACACCATAACATCCACACCCAGATCTCGAGTTGAGTGTAAAGATTGGCCGGCAACTAAGATTAAAACCATTACAATCAACCAACTCCGACTTAGCTAAAATATCAAGTTTTAATCTTGGTTATGCCTTCTATTGCTCATGTGGATAAGAAAATCCAGTGAGAATCTGCAAATTACATTAAACTGAACATCAGATGTCAATGCACATCATATATGCAGTCAATCCCGAATCAAACACTGCTGCTTCTAGAAAAGGTCCTATTGCCGAGCCAGAAACAAAACCCAGGATAAACAAAAATTTCAACCACTGGGAATTCCTGTCATCAACAGCAGCTCCACTTTTCAAAGAGCATACCAGAATGTATTATAAGCACCTCAAATATTCATGCCAAAACCATCAAATACAAACCGTACAAGAAAATGCAGGAAAACACACATTGTAAAGAAACAGAGCCACATTTGAGTACATTGCAATGCGAATGCTGGTCAAGAAGCGACCTGAAGTATGACCACAAAAGATAAACTCGTAGTAATAAGTACACAAACAATCGTTCATGGACCAGAAAATCACAAACATGATATGACAAGAGTCAGAACAATTGCAGATTTGAAACAAGCCATTGATGAATGCCATCATAGAACAAGATTGAAGATATACAGGCACAGACactgacataaaaaaaaatatgcatCACAAAAGGGGCAAACTGCGATTTGGACatgaagaaagaaaaatgaTGCCATAACTAGGGAAAAGGATACAAACATAACTGTACCGGAAGAAGTTGTATAGATCAGCCACCTTTTGACAGACTATCGTTCATGCTTAGCAGACCTACTCCACCATATTAAGCTAAATCTCTTCCCTTAACTCTTTTCTTCATCATCTCAGCCCAACTTGCAAGAACATCAGAGACTACATATTTTCCAGCCAACTTCAACTTTTCGGCCAGCTCCTCGAGTATAACAGGATTACCACCTCTCGATAAATCAGACCCAAACTTATTGTAGTCGAGCTGAGGAGCTTTCATTCCTTTTTCTATCATCTCCTCCAAGTACTTGCAAGCATCTCCCGATCTTCCTTGATTTATGAGTGCGCCAATTAATACAGTATAAGAATTATCATCAGGGCAAAAACCCCTTCGATTCATCTCGTCCCAAACTGCTCGACCCATTTCATAGTTCCTCGTCTGAAAATAGGATTTCATGATCATGTTATAAGTATGAATTGTAGGTTCGATACCGCTCTGAATCATCTTCTTGTATATTCTCCCAGCATCATCTGGCATTTTTCGACTGGCCATCAACTTAATAAGAGCATTGTACGTCCGTCCATCAGGGGGACAGCCCTTTTCTTTCATCTCCTTCAGCAAGTCATAAACCACGTCCATCCTCTTCTGATTTCCAAACCCGGTGATCAAACATGTATAAACTGCAGCATCTGGCTCGCACCCAAAATTAACCATCTCCTCAAAATATTCGACTGCTTCATCCATCTTCGATTGCTTGCATAGATAACGAATCAAAACTGTATAGCTGTGAACATCAGGCATTGGGCCCTTAGCCTTCATGAGCATAAACAATTTCATAGCATCAGACCTTTGCTTACTCCTTAACAGCCCTTCAAACATAATATTATGTGCAATAATATCCGGCTTAAACCCCTTATCGATCATTTCATTCCAAACCCTTCCTGCCTCCATCAGATTCTTCACAGTACACCAACCGTTAAGCAATACCGTGTAAGTCCTCAAATTCGGCGTAAACCTCCCTTCTAACTTCCCGAAAATCGTTTGAGCTTCCTTTCCAAGCTTAGCTCTACCAAGACTATCGAGCAAAGAATTGATAATCTCAACACCAACTTTATATTTATGCTTCTTCATTAACTCAAACATCCCAACAGCCTTTTTCCTCTCCTTAGCAGCAGCAAAGGCTCTCATAGCAATCATAAACGCGTCCATCGTCAAAACCCCTTTCTCCCCCATTTCTTCCAGCATCGAAACCATCGTCTCAAACTGTCTGGTCTTCGCAAGTATCCTCATCATCGAATTATAAGTCCTCGGGTCATGCACAAAACCCTGCTTTTGCCCTGCCCAACAGAAGAACCGAAACGCCGGTTTTCGAGCATGACGGAATCTCTCCAACACATCAATCACTAAATCATGCGACAAAACGATTCCACATTCATCAAGAACAGCCTCCATGTTGCGATCTAACGCGAACAATTCATTGATCACCTTGCACACTCTGTCAACCTCCACAGGATCCGCATTAGAACTAACATCTTCACCAATACTTTCACATTTATCATCATCCTCGTGATTATCGTCATCATCATAACTAAATTCAGTATCACTAGAAAAACCTCTAAAAGCTAATGGCAGTGGTAATTCTTGTAAATAATGGAGTGAAGAGGAGTATGGCAAAAGAAATGGAACTTGATAATGAGAATGATTGACACTATAATAAGTAGAATAATTAAACAAACCAGACAAGGGCATAAAGCTACGATAAGAAACCCGCACTTGCTctcttcctcctcctcctccagtTCGTTGTCCTTTCTCCCGTTGTAAACTGAGAAGCTTCTCGGCGGCGAAGGCATTGCCGTTACTGATATAAGACTTAATTGACTGCGAAATTTGCGATTGGTTCAATTCGAAGGGCTTTTTCAGTGTGCGAAACATCAGGCAGTGGCAGCAGTTATCGCCATTAAAAAACAGGCATAACAAGTAGTTTTAAGTTAGTAAGAAAGATATTTGAGAGCGGAGCAGCTGGTGGTGACTGAGGCGGTGGCGGCAGTGACGGGATTAGGTAAGGGAAGGTGTAACTGCCGGTTGTTGGCAAAGGTTGTGCCGGTGGGTTAGTTTGGGCCCATGATTATCGGCCCATTACAATCTTTCTCCCAAGCCCAAAAAGTGCAGAATAGAGCAGGCACAGGTGAGGTAGGGGTGTATCTGGGGCAAGCCGAACCCGAATAAGGCCAAGCTCGAATGTGTTACAGAAAATTACGCCccgtatgttttttttaaaaaaaattataaaattatgctCTAATCTTTTGTTGTTGTAGAAAAatctttcttttaaaaaaaaataaaatatatgccATCCATCAATAATCTACCAATAATCTACAAAAAAATGTCTTTTGCCAAAAACAATTAGAgcgtatttttacaaaaatttagctgaaaataattacttttataaaaaagcCAAATGTGTTATACAAA
This window contains:
- the LOC126687137 gene encoding pentatricopeptide repeat-containing protein At3g62470, mitochondrial-like — encoded protein: MFRTLKKPFELNQSQISQSIKSYISNGNAFAAEKLLSLQREKGQRTGGGGGREQVRVSYRSFMPLSGLFNYSTYYSVNHSHYQVPFLLPYSSSLHYLQELPLPLAFRGFSSDTEFSYDDDDNHEDDDKCESIGEDVSSNADPVEVDRVCKVINELFALDRNMEAVLDECGIVLSHDLVIDVLERFRHARKPAFRFFCWAGQKQGFVHDPRTYNSMMRILAKTRQFETMVSMLEEMGEKGVLTMDAFMIAMRAFAAAKERKKAVGMFELMKKHKYKVGVEIINSLLDSLGRAKLGKEAQTIFGKLEGRFTPNLRTYTVLLNGWCTVKNLMEAGRVWNEMIDKGFKPDIIAHNIMFEGLLRSKQRSDAMKLFMLMKAKGPMPDVHSYTVLIRYLCKQSKMDEAVEYFEEMVNFGCEPDAAVYTCLITGFGNQKRMDVVYDLLKEMKEKGCPPDGRTYNALIKLMASRKMPDDAGRIYKKMIQSGIEPTIHTYNMIMKSYFQTRNYEMGRAVWDEMNRRGFCPDDNSYTVLIGALINQGRSGDACKYLEEMIEKGMKAPQLDYNKFGSDLSRGGNPVILEELAEKLKLAGKYVVSDVLASWAEMMKKRVKGRDLA
- the LOC126687858 gene encoding histidine kinase CKI1 — its product is MACFKSAIVLTLVISCRFLTSIRIAMYSNVALFLYNVCFPAFSCTLPANLYTQLEIWVWMLWCGYEREKKGRKTIGVLLLPSIVIPWWYQIIQHMKNKVDLNAHRFRSGLLSEIDNTAKLLAPINSSATNLARILSSSLNGSDLSQFEIENKVAPILFQTFSVVPHISQISYLGLQGSVFAYYRDGNEIYAVYSNSSTGLNLLINCTCYKQFVDHDTGKLQGDTSKSAVNILANSSWIEQALTSPNGYASIGNGWNSAQDVLFLNSVGLLGQGVISLGFPLKALINFFNAIDIHGGSLYLATLNGDVIADGLPNTRIIVAGKSVSFSLMNLNGDHIGYTDSASCIPHNGMLRPTTLNIEEAKFTAYCSQLEIMGVPSVYAILFPYGGLVSTVNKSTRLALILLTVMIAAVFISVVSFILLMMRAASREIHLCSSLIKQMEATQQAERKSMNKSLAFASASHDIRAALAGITGLIEISYDQDSRYELQTNLRMMDDCAKDLVGLLNSILDTSKIEAGKMQVESEEFDLANMLEDVVDLFHPVGMKKGVDIVLDLCDGSAFKFSCVKGDRGKLKQVLYNLLSNAVKFTSEGHVSVRAWVRKRNLENEIIASSQEGLWNHCCCWFMEHKQDNNDVENKNSIKQNPNCMEFVFEVDDTGVGIPKDEQKSVFENFVQVKETALGQGGTGLGLGIVQSLVRLMGGEIGIVDKENRERGTCFRFNTFLITSEVHSANDTRSDIEMGKDFVTNSPQLTVRVSTPSLTSCSNSPRLSKLGSTPKINGSLVVILIQNTERLRIVQKFVEGLGIKALAVTKWQHLSSMLTKIKSKQTVSPYSSSGKSDYGSRNDMSGSKSKKGIPLSTLDGTEQKTAYHRSSSILKGSPSFTLLVIDTSSGPFEELCRAVSEYKAGFSSSCCKVVWLDKPISGSINRYGLEGSMIDSDDEVLHKPLHGSRLHQVLRFLPEFGGNLCHEVSPSIHHRRKGVKDHGSSSSVNLQHKEISGNSPQERNMARTEKQNSNKPLNGLRFLVAEDSIQVRRVAEKQLSRLGASVMVCEDGDKAVELVRRGLQDQRKHGVPPYDCILMDCEMPGMNGYEATRAIRLEERSYDIRMLIIAFSADDDKKDEYEESGMDGHLSKVLKIDELLKAIGKKASD